The stretch of DNA CCCATCCTGGAAGCCCGGGCCAGTATCCTAGCCATTATCCTGGCAGCCTCCTCCAGGCTCCTGGCCCCGAGGACCTCGCGCAGCTTGGCGTCGGTAAACATGGTCGTGTCTGCCACCACAACGCTGCCCACGCTCGGCGGAGGCCTCCCGCCCACGCCAGCCACCCCCTCCAACCCCCATGTCCCTCACTTCTAGTCTAGAGGGCTGATTCCCGTCTCCAGTATCCTGGCTATCTCGCCCTCACTCTTCCTAGGCTTCCTGAAAGCCACCCTAACACCATCTACACCCCTAGCAACACCAGCTATCTCCAGGTGCACACCCAGGCTTGCGAAGTAGGCTATAACCTCTTCCGCCTCAACCTCGTTAGCGAACACCAGCTCGAACTCCTCCACAAGCCGCCCACCCCTGCTGACCGCCTCCACAGCCTCTATGGCAGGCGCCAGTATAGCCTCGCCCAGCTCCCCGTACCTCCTGCGGCCCGTCTCCCACTCCCTGAATATCTCCCTGAGGATTCGGGGGAATAGGAAGGACCTACCCTCCTCGAACGGGTACCTCATGCCCAGCCTGATGTCACCTATGTTGGTCCTGCTGGTGGTGTATTTCAGTGGCTCTACCCTGCCCTCCGGGTCCTTCACTATAACGCCCTCCCTACCCCTCTTCTCGAGGTCCTCAACAATCGTGTAGAGCCTTTCCACGCCCGAAGCGGTAGCAGGGATCTCGGCGAGTAGGTTGACCGTCTTGAGCCCGTACTCGGGGGCGAGGCTAAACTTCACCCGGGGCGGGAGCTGGCGGCCTCCCTTGAATATGTCGAAGATGAAGTAGCCGAAGCCCGGGGCCTCCTCGTAGTAGTATCTAGTGTAGGGGTTCTCGAGGCCTACAACCTCTCCCGCAATGAAGGAGCCCTCGGCCCCCAGGTCCTCTAGGATCTTCTGGAGAGCCCCCCCGTAGAGCCTCCTCAGCCTCCTCGTAGTGTAGGGGCATATTAAGCCGCCCCGTGTAGCCGCGTAGACCATGCCGCCGAGCGTGAAGACCCTCACGTTGTAGCCGTTCATCTTCTCCTCAACAAGCACAGTCGGCCCAGGGAACCATCTCGGCACGGCCACCCTCGGCAGCAGCATCCTCTTTATCGACGGGTAGCCCCAGACCACAATCTGCTCCCCCCGCCTGAAGGCCACGAGGGTCCCCTCAGGCACGCCGCGGAACTGCCTCCTGAACCCTACGTAGACTACGTCCTCGAACCTCGAGACCCTAACGCTCCTCCTCGTGGAGAGGGCTTCAAGATCGACGCTACCCGGATCCACACCAACGGCCCTCAGGGCACTGGCGAGGACCTCAGCCGCGCTGGCCAAAGCAGGAGCACCCGGTGATAAGTCTTGTAGTAGGCCGGGCAAAACTGTGTATCCAAGACTGGGGGTATGAGCTAGAATACCAGGGGGGTGTACCCTTTGCCTAGGAGCTCCGCTATCTTAGCCCCCACGTACTCGACCCTCACCTTATCCTTCAGCGCCTCCTCGAAGCCACCCTGCTCGGCGACCCTCTTGCACGCCAGGGGGGTTCCCTTGACCTGGGAGTAGGCCGCTATAGCCTCCAGGAGCCTCTGGTTGCCCCTAGCTATCTCAGCCTCGATAGGCCCGAAGAATATTAGCTCCACATCCTCGGCCCAGCCCCTCTTCAAAGCGTTGGTAGCCCAGAGCATGCCCGTCAAAGCCTTGTCAACATCGCTGCTCGATATGATAACCAGGGCTTTCACCAAAGCCTGCCACCATTAGAATATACTGTCTGCATAAATTATTTATGCCGATATGGCGAGCGGGCTAGAGTCCCCTCAGGCCTTGCTTAACAAGCCTCCCCGGCCCCTGCTCCGGCCTAATGACCAGGCAGGCTAGCCTCCAACCCTGAAGCCAGCTTCGACCAGTATTCGCTCCCCACTATAGACGTCTTCAAGAATTTTCACGATCTTATACTCCCCGGGATAGAAGTCAAAAGATTCTGGTTTAAAAACTGCTACAACCTTAGTCTCCCCATGCTTTATAACGTCATTAGCGACGGGGAAAACAGGGTTAAACTCGGGATCCGCCACCCATGCCCCGCCGTCCCACGTGTACAAGGTCCACCCGAAGCGGTACTCCAGCGTTCGACCGCTGTTATTCACAAGTTTGACTGTTACAGTGTCGCCTTCACCATAAACTTTCTTATCCGGCTCCAGAAAAACAGACTCACCCCCCATATCCTCCGACGGGAGATTCATGCTTGTTAATGCGAGGTAGGTCGAGGGCACCGCTACAAGAATACCCAGGAGAAAACCGGCCAGAACAAATTTAAACATAACACCTGCACAACCGGGAACTGTACCCACTAGACCAGTGGGAGACCGTACAGTTAAATATAAGTATGTACCCCAGCTGTTTATCCCGAATTTACAGGCAAGCCATCGACCATACAGGCCCTCCGCCGGGAGACCCCTCCGGGCCCTGGCAGGCTTATCCTGTTTCAGTAATGTATTCTGGCGTTTCGGGAGAAAGCGATGTGATTCCCAGGAGGTTTCTGAAGGCTGGTGGCTGGGTAGGCCGGTTTCGCTGTTCGGGTTAAAGCAACCGTATCATATGGTGAAGCATATCCACTATAATGCCGGCACCTATGATTATAGGCACGGCTAGGTTCAGGTTGAAGCTCTCCTTAACCCTTCCAAGCCAAGCCATAGCCTGCACAAGTATTATCACTAAGGCTGTTAGGGCTGTAGAGACCGTGGCTATAGCTCCGAGGCCGTAGGCTTCTACTCCTGCTATGAATAGGGCGACGGCTGCAGCGTGCATGGCCAGTGAAGCCGCTAGAGCCCCCTTTGGCCCCAGCAGGGCTGGTATACTTCCTAAGCCATGACTCCTGTCGAAGTCTATATCCATGATGCTGTATATTGTGTCGAAGCCAGCTACCCATAGGGAGACTGCCGCGACGTATAGCCAGGGCACGCTCCTGAGGACCTCACCTAGGCTGGATGCCTCGTCGCCCGAGGCCGCGACGGCCCCGCCGAAGACCACTGAGCCGAGTACTATGCCGAGGTGCAGGTGGGGGAGGGGGTGGAGACGTTTGGCGTGGGGGTAGGTGAGTGCTATGGCCAGGACTAGGGGTGATAGTAGGAGGGCGTAGGTGTTTAGGAGGGCGGCGGAGGCGAAGTAGATGGCGGAGCCTGCTGCAACGAGGGCCCATGCCTCTCTCAGGCTCACCGCCCCCACGACGAGAGGCCTTTTCGCGGTCCGCGGGTTCAGCCGGTCTATATCAAGGTCGGCTATGTTGTTGTAGGCCATCCCGGCCATCCTCAACCCCACCACCGCTGCTGCCATGAGTATAGCGTCTGCTAGTGTGAAGGGGTATCTCGATAGTAGAGCGCCTACATAGGCGAAGGGGAGGCTGAATATAGTGTGCTCTATCCTCACTAGCCTCATATAAGCGTGTAGCCTCCCCCGCCTCCTGAGCGCGCCCGCGTCCCATGATAGGCTAGTCGAGCCCGTACTCCCCCCACCTACCTTCAACCAGCCTCACCGTCTCCGGGTCTGGGGCCACCTCCTCAGGCCACTGTTTGCCGCCATACTCCTCCGGGAGCTTCCTCGTAGCGTCTATACCAAGCTTGCTGCCGTACATGGGCGTGGGTGTGGCGGGGTCTAGCTCGTCGGTGTGGCTGTGGGGCACAACGAGGACGTCCCTCTGGGGGTCAACGTGGCTTGACACGGCCCATATAACCTGGTTGACATCGTGGACGTTGATGTCATGGTCAACGACTACTATAATCTTCGTCAGGCTGAGCTGGCCGAGGCCCATTAGGGCGAGAAGCGCCTTCTTCCCGTGGCCTGGGTACCTCTTCCTTATGGAGACGAAGGCCATCCCCTGGAACACGCCGTGGGGGGGCAGGTCGATGTCCACCACCTCGGGTAGTAGGGTCTGTATAGCCGGGAGGAATATCCTCTCCGCGAACTTCCCTATCACCACGTCCTCGAGAGGGGGCTTCCCCGTCACGCTCCCATAGTATATCGGCTCTTCCCTGTGCCAGACCCTCTCGAGGCGGAAGGTGGGGAAGAGCCTGGAGGGCTTATCGTAGTAGCCGAAGTGGTCGCCGTAGGGCCCCTCCTCCCTGAGGTCCTCAAGGTCTATATACCCCTCTAGCACTATCTCGGCGTTGGCGGGAACGTGAATTCCATTAGGCAGCCTATACACTGGGAGCCCTTCACCCCTGACTACACCCGCGAAGAGGTGCTTGTCTATAGGGTAGGGGACGGGCATGGCGCCCGTTAGGAGGGTGCCCGGGTCTGAGCCTATCACCAGGGCTGCGGGGATCCTCCTCTCACCCTTCTCGACAGAGTCCTGCTGAGCCTGCATACCCCTCTTATGTATCTGCCAATGCACAACACCCTCCTTATCACCGGCTATCATAACCCTGTAGACACCCATGTTCATTACGCCCCTGACCGGGTCTCTCACGTGGACGAGCGCGTAGGTTAGGTAGCGGCCCCCGTCCTTAGGCCACACCTTGAAAGCCGGGATCAAGTTGAAACTCGCCTCCCGGCCCTCGAGAACGTTAGCCGTAA from Aeropyrum pernix K1 encodes:
- a CDS encoding RNA ligase, whose protein sequence is MASAAEVLASALRAVGVDPGSVDLEALSTRRSVRVSRFEDVVYVGFRRQFRGVPEGTLVAFRRGEQIVVWGYPSIKRMLLPRVAVPRWFPGPTVLVEEKMNGYNVRVFTLGGMVYAATRGGLICPYTTRRLRRLYGGALQKILEDLGAEGSFIAGEVVGLENPYTRYYYEEAPGFGYFIFDIFKGGRQLPPRVKFSLAPEYGLKTVNLLAEIPATASGVERLYTIVEDLEKRGREGVIVKDPEGRVEPLKYTTSRTNIGDIRLGMRYPFEEGRSFLFPRILREIFREWETGRRRYGELGEAILAPAIEAVEAVSRGGRLVEEFELVFANEVEAEEVIAYFASLGVHLEIAGVARGVDGVRVAFRKPRKSEGEIARILETGISPLD
- a CDS encoding immunoglobulin-like domain-containing protein — translated: MPSTYLALTSMNLPSEDMGGESVFLEPDKKVYGEGDTVTVKLVNNSGRTLEYRFGWTLYTWDGGAWVADPEFNPVFPVANDVIKHGETKVVAVFKPESFDFYPGEYKIVKILEDVYSGERILVEAGFRVGG
- a CDS encoding 4-hydroxybenzoate octaprenyltransferase, producing the protein MKVGGGSTGSTSLSWDAGALRRRGRLHAYMRLVRIEHTIFSLPFAYVGALLSRYPFTLADAILMAAAVVGLRMAGMAYNNIADLDIDRLNPRTAKRPLVVGAVSLREAWALVAAGSAIYFASAALLNTYALLLSPLVLAIALTYPHAKRLHPLPHLHLGIVLGSVVFGGAVAASGDEASSLGEVLRSVPWLYVAAVSLWVAGFDTIYSIMDIDFDRSHGLGSIPALLGPKGALAASLAMHAAAVALFIAGVEAYGLGAIATVSTALTALVIILVQAMAWLGRVKESFNLNLAVPIIIGAGIIVDMLHHMIRLL
- a CDS encoding UbiD family decarboxylase: MKPIADLRSYLEFLESKDMLRRVSVEASPILEIPEILRRIMYRGSGYAVLFEKVKGHEGFRIAGNIFCSLDVVRQALGVERLEVIGERLFEPLKGPPPLGIGGKLRSLGEVLSLGKYMPKAVGRAGFTANVLEGREASFNLIPAFKVWPKDGGRYLTYALVHVRDPVRGVMNMGVYRVMIAGDKEGVVHWQIHKRGMQAQQDSVEKGERRIPAALVIGSDPGTLLTGAMPVPYPIDKHLFAGVVRGEGLPVYRLPNGIHVPANAEIVLEGYIDLEDLREEGPYGDHFGYYDKPSRLFPTFRLERVWHREEPIYYGSVTGKPPLEDVVIGKFAERIFLPAIQTLLPEVVDIDLPPHGVFQGMAFVSIRKRYPGHGKKALLALMGLGQLSLTKIIVVVDHDINVHDVNQVIWAVSSHVDPQRDVLVVPHSHTDELDPATPTPMYGSKLGIDATRKLPEEYGGKQWPEEVAPDPETVRLVEGRWGEYGLD